In Jejubacter calystegiae, the following are encoded in one genomic region:
- a CDS encoding MliC family protein, which yields MKKLFILLLPAMLGGCSYYHTVYNSVMDKMNTDTLEYQCDEQPLSVTHNSNRDEVSFLYNDKELRLKQGISASGARYSDGIYVFWSKGDTATVWRQDSIVLHNCQLQNGES from the coding sequence ATGAAAAAACTGTTTATTCTTCTGCTGCCAGCCATGCTGGGTGGCTGTAGCTATTACCATACGGTCTATAACTCGGTGATGGATAAGATGAACACGGACACCCTTGAGTACCAGTGCGATGAGCAACCGCTGTCGGTCACCCACAACAGCAATCGCGATGAGGTCAGTTTCCTCTATAACGATAAAGAGCTACGCCTGAAGCAGGGCATTTCCGCCTCTGGCGCACGTTACAGCGACGGAATCTATGTTTTCTGGTCGAAGGGCGATACCGCGACAGTCTGGCGCCAGGATAGCATCGTGCTGCACAACTGCCAGCTGCAAAACGGCGAAAGTTGA
- the pdxH gene encoding pyridoxamine 5'-phosphate oxidase, whose translation MSDQQDLQKIAHLRREYTRGGLRRRDLTDAPLPLFERWLSQACEARLADPTAMVVATVDASGQPFQRIVLLKHFDERGMVFYTNLGSRKAQQIEQNPRICLLFPWHVLDRQVIVQGHAERLSTLEVMKYFHSRPRDSQIGAWVSKQSSRISARGVLESKFLELRQKFRQGDIPLPSFWGGFRVSLDQIEFWQGGEHRLHDRFLYRREADAWQIDRLAP comes from the coding sequence ATGTCTGACCAGCAAGATTTACAGAAGATAGCCCATCTGCGCCGTGAATATACCCGCGGCGGCCTGCGTCGTCGCGATCTGACCGATGCCCCATTACCGCTGTTTGAACGCTGGCTGAGCCAGGCCTGTGAGGCGCGGCTGGCCGATCCCACGGCCATGGTGGTGGCGACCGTCGATGCCAGCGGCCAGCCGTTCCAGCGCATCGTACTGCTCAAACACTTCGACGAACGCGGTATGGTGTTCTATACCAATCTCGGCAGCCGCAAGGCGCAGCAAATCGAACAGAATCCCCGGATCTGCCTGCTCTTTCCCTGGCATGTGCTGGATCGTCAGGTGATCGTACAGGGCCATGCCGAACGGCTCTCCACGCTGGAAGTGATGAAGTATTTCCACAGCCGCCCGCGCGACAGTCAGATCGGCGCCTGGGTGTCGAAACAGTCCAGCCGTATTTCCGCGCGTGGCGTGCTGGAAAGTAAATTTTTGGAACTGCGCCAGAAGTTTCGTCAGGGTGATATTCCGCTGCCCAGCTTCTGGGGCGGCTTCCGGGTGAGTCTGGACCAGATTGAATTCTGGCAGGGGGGCGAACATCGCCTCCATGACCGTTTTTTATACCGCCGTGAGGCAGACGCCTGGCAAATTGACCGTCTGGCCCCCTGA
- the tyrS gene encoding tyrosine--tRNA ligase: MMASNLIQQLQERGLVAQVTDEEALAERLAQGPIALYCGFDPTADSLHLGHLVPLLCLKRFQQAGHKPVALVGGATGLIGDPSFKAVERKLNTEETVQEWVEKIRRQVAPFLDFEKGDNAAIAANNYDWFGSMSVLTFLRDIGKHFSVNQMINKEAVKQRLNRDDVGISFTEFAYNLLQGYDFACLNERHDVVLQIGGSDQWGNIVSGIDLTRRLHQKQAFGLTVPLITKSDGTKFGKTEGGAVWLDPKKTSPYKFYQFWINTADADVYRFLKFFTFLSIEEINALEEEDKNSGAAPRAQYVLAEEVTRLVHGEQGLVAAERITRSLFNGNLGDLTEEDFAQLAQDGVPMIELEKNADLQQALVDSELQPSRGQARKTIAQNAITINGEKQSDPEYTFSDVDRLFGRYTLLRRGKKNYCLVCWK, encoded by the coding sequence TTGATGGCAAGCAATCTGATTCAGCAATTGCAAGAGCGGGGCCTGGTGGCCCAGGTGACGGATGAGGAAGCGTTAGCAGAGCGACTGGCGCAGGGGCCAATCGCACTCTATTGCGGCTTCGATCCCACCGCCGACAGCTTGCATTTGGGCCATCTGGTTCCGTTACTCTGCCTCAAGCGCTTCCAGCAGGCTGGTCATAAGCCCGTTGCGCTGGTGGGCGGGGCCACCGGGCTTATCGGCGACCCCAGCTTTAAAGCGGTCGAACGCAAATTAAACACCGAAGAGACGGTGCAGGAGTGGGTTGAGAAAATCCGCCGCCAGGTCGCGCCTTTCCTGGACTTCGAAAAGGGCGATAACGCCGCTATTGCCGCTAACAACTATGACTGGTTCGGCAGCATGAGCGTGCTGACTTTCCTGCGCGATATCGGTAAACACTTCTCTGTTAACCAGATGATTAACAAAGAAGCGGTGAAGCAACGTCTTAACCGCGACGACGTGGGGATCTCCTTCACCGAGTTCGCCTACAACCTGTTACAGGGTTACGATTTTGCCTGTCTGAACGAGCGCCACGACGTGGTGCTGCAGATTGGTGGCTCCGACCAGTGGGGTAACATCGTCTCTGGTATCGATCTGACCCGCCGACTGCATCAGAAACAGGCCTTCGGTCTGACGGTGCCTCTGATCACCAAATCCGACGGTACCAAGTTCGGTAAGACCGAAGGCGGCGCGGTATGGCTGGATCCGAAAAAGACCAGCCCGTATAAGTTCTATCAGTTCTGGATTAATACCGCAGACGCTGACGTATACCGCTTCCTGAAGTTCTTCACCTTCTTGAGCATTGAAGAGATCAATGCGCTGGAAGAGGAAGATAAAAATAGCGGTGCCGCGCCGCGCGCCCAGTACGTACTGGCCGAAGAAGTGACCCGTCTGGTGCACGGCGAGCAGGGACTGGTTGCCGCCGAGCGTATCACCCGCAGCCTGTTTAACGGCAATCTGGGCGACCTGACCGAAGAGGATTTCGCTCAGCTGGCGCAGGACGGCGTGCCGATGATTGAACTGGAAAAGAACGCCGATCTGCAGCAGGCGCTGGTGGATTCCGAGCTTCAGCCGTCCCGTGGCCAGGCGCGTAAAACCATCGCCCAGAACGCTATCACCATTAACGGTGAAAAGCAGAGCGACCCGGAATATACCTTCAGCGACGTTGACCGCCTGTTCGGGCGCTATACGCTGCTGCGCCGTGGCAAGAAAAACTACTGCCTGGTATGCTGGAAGTAA
- the pdxY gene encoding pyridoxal kinase PdxY, protein MKNILAIQSHVVFGHAGNSAAEFPMRRLGSNVWPLNTVQFSNHTQYGQWTGCVMPPEHLSEIVQGIENIGQLKRCDAVLSGYLGSAEQGEHILRIVRQVKAANPQAVWFCDPVMGHPEKGCIVAPGVAEFHARYSLPACDMIAPNLLELEMLSGDNVTSVEQAVAAARKLVSQGPKIVLVKHLARAGRDPHGFEMLLVTAGEAWHISRPLVDFGERQPVGVGDVTSGLMLVKLLQGAALKAGLEHVTAAVYGLMQVTKRMEEYELQVVAAQDEIAAPSEWFNAVAL, encoded by the coding sequence ATGAAAAATATTCTCGCTATCCAGTCCCACGTGGTGTTTGGCCATGCGGGCAACAGCGCCGCGGAATTTCCCATGCGTCGCCTGGGCTCCAATGTCTGGCCGCTCAATACCGTTCAGTTCTCTAACCATACTCAGTACGGGCAGTGGACAGGTTGTGTGATGCCGCCCGAGCATCTGAGTGAAATCGTTCAGGGTATCGAGAATATCGGCCAGTTGAAGCGCTGTGACGCCGTGCTGAGCGGCTACCTGGGATCGGCGGAGCAGGGCGAGCATATCCTGCGTATCGTGCGTCAGGTAAAGGCGGCGAATCCTCAGGCGGTGTGGTTTTGCGATCCGGTGATGGGCCATCCGGAAAAAGGCTGTATCGTCGCGCCCGGCGTAGCGGAATTTCATGCCCGCTACTCGTTGCCAGCCTGCGATATGATTGCCCCGAATCTGCTGGAACTGGAGATGTTAAGCGGTGACAATGTCACATCGGTGGAACAGGCGGTCGCAGCGGCACGCAAGCTGGTCAGTCAGGGACCGAAAATTGTGCTGGTGAAACACCTGGCCCGCGCCGGTCGCGATCCTCATGGCTTTGAGATGCTGCTGGTTACCGCCGGCGAAGCCTGGCATATCAGTCGTCCGCTGGTAGACTTCGGCGAGCGTCAGCCGGTTGGGGTGGGCGATGTCACCAGCGGTCTGATGCTGGTAAAACTGTTACAGGGCGCGGCCCTGAAGGCAGGGCTGGAACACGTGACTGCGGCGGTATACGGTTTGATGCAGGTCACGAAGCGCATGGAAGAGTATGAACTGCAGGTGGTGGCTGCTCAGGATGAGATTGCGGCGCCGTCCGAATGGTTTAATGCCGTCGCGCTATAG